In one Flammeovirga yaeyamensis genomic region, the following are encoded:
- a CDS encoding RagB/SusD family nutrient uptake outer membrane protein, which yields MLIKKSIYKITAVLALIGFTACESQLDLKPISAIGDNGFYSNTEEVEAAVFAIYDGLQNTVQREFALTEMRSDNTKTKNSEGEWAQFEHMNVSPTNGTLSDYWVFMYNVVYRSNKVIASLDVVGDDATKKLFEAEARFNRGLMYFNLTRGFGEVPLVTGIINPGDESGSTRGSYNEIYAQIESDLMYAVENLPTRGNIQEGRATKGAAQALLAKVKLTTGDYSGAKTLLESVMNSGDYALVDEFSDVFYDELNSEIIFAIQFLNDNTAESQDFSYEFTKLGSTSGINYVTADFKANVDVNDTERAAVLYSPEDANELGKFLTSSADNSLCGNDWIVLRLADVYLMYAEAIMAGAETTTDADAVNAYNMIRDRVGLSTLAAGATLTKDALMLERRVELAFENHRLYDLVRFGEAEEVMGNFAENNGFPFNATKLLLPIPQREIDTSYGLLSQNPGY from the coding sequence ATGCTAATCAAAAAATCGATATATAAAATCACTGCAGTTTTAGCACTTATTGGGTTTACTGCTTGTGAAAGTCAATTGGATCTAAAACCAATCTCAGCTATTGGTGATAACGGATTTTATTCCAATACTGAAGAAGTAGAAGCAGCAGTTTTCGCTATCTACGACGGTTTACAAAATACTGTTCAAAGAGAATTTGCATTAACAGAAATGCGTTCTGATAATACAAAAACAAAGAACAGTGAAGGAGAATGGGCACAATTCGAACATATGAATGTATCGCCAACAAATGGTACATTATCTGATTATTGGGTATTTATGTACAATGTGGTATATCGTTCGAATAAAGTTATTGCATCTTTAGATGTTGTTGGTGATGATGCCACAAAAAAGCTATTCGAAGCAGAAGCTCGTTTTAATAGAGGTTTAATGTACTTTAATCTAACAAGAGGCTTCGGTGAAGTACCATTGGTGACAGGTATTATCAATCCGGGAGATGAAAGTGGATCTACTAGAGGGTCTTACAATGAGATCTATGCTCAAATTGAGTCAGATTTAATGTATGCAGTAGAAAATTTACCTACTAGAGGTAATATCCAAGAGGGTAGAGCTACGAAAGGAGCTGCTCAAGCATTATTAGCTAAGGTAAAATTAACTACAGGAGATTATTCTGGAGCTAAAACACTTCTAGAATCAGTAATGAATAGTGGTGATTATGCTTTAGTTGATGAATTTTCTGATGTTTTCTATGATGAGTTAAACTCAGAGATCATTTTTGCTATTCAGTTCTTGAACGACAATACAGCAGAATCTCAAGATTTTTCTTATGAATTTACAAAATTGGGTAGTACTAGTGGTATTAATTATGTAACAGCTGATTTTAAAGCTAATGTTGATGTAAACGATACTGAAAGAGCAGCAGTTCTTTATAGCCCTGAAGATGCTAATGAATTGGGGAAATTCCTTACATCTTCTGCAGACAATAGTTTGTGTGGTAACGATTGGATTGTGCTAAGATTAGCGGATGTGTATTTAATGTATGCAGAAGCAATTATGGCGGGTGCTGAGACAACAACAGATGCAGATGCAGTAAATGCTTACAATATGATACGTGATCGTGTGGGTCTTTCAACATTAGCAGCGGGGGCAACTTTAACAAAAGACGCTTTGATGTTAGAAAGAAGAGTGGAGTTGGCTTTCGAAAACCATCGTTTGTATGACTTGGTTAGATTTGGCGAAGCTGAAGAAGTGATGGGTAATTTTGCTGAAAACAATGGATTCCCATTCAATGCGACTAAGTTATTACTTCCAATTCCACAAAGAGAAATTGATACCAGCTATGGTTTATTAAGTCAAAACCCTGGTTATTAA
- a CDS encoding FadR/GntR family transcriptional regulator: MEQSVFDTFRKIEVEKPVDKIIKQLKALISSGQLNPGDKLPSERKLSELFGIGRTYVRDAIRKLEFYGILKTHPQSGTVVAGFGIDALEGLITDVLELEGNDMNSLVETRVVLEKSTARFAALRRDEKDIVSISKALSEYEEAVKLGQETVEHDLMFHLKIAEASKNSVLKSLMLIVAPDIITFFKENEVCIGDKPHKALDEHYKILEHITNREPDLAEQAMFNHLKGILNTDI; encoded by the coding sequence ATGGAACAGTCAGTATTTGATACATTTAGAAAAATAGAAGTAGAAAAACCTGTTGATAAAATTATCAAACAGTTGAAAGCATTGATATCTAGCGGTCAATTAAACCCGGGAGATAAACTACCTTCCGAAAGAAAATTAAGCGAATTATTTGGTATTGGTAGAACCTATGTACGTGATGCTATCCGTAAGCTTGAGTTTTATGGGATTTTAAAAACTCATCCACAAAGTGGCACTGTAGTCGCTGGTTTTGGAATTGATGCACTTGAAGGTTTAATCACAGATGTTTTAGAACTAGAAGGCAACGATATGAATTCTTTGGTTGAAACTCGTGTTGTTCTCGAAAAAAGTACAGCTAGATTTGCAGCGTTGCGTAGAGATGAAAAAGACATCGTTTCTATTTCTAAAGCGTTATCTGAGTACGAAGAAGCTGTAAAGTTAGGTCAAGAAACAGTAGAACACGATTTGATGTTCCACTTAAAAATCGCAGAAGCAAGCAAAAACTCTGTTTTAAAATCTTTAATGTTAATTGTGGCGCCAGACATTATTACGTTTTTTAAAGAAAACGAAGTATGTATTGGAGATAAACCTCACAAGGCATTAGACGAACATTATAAAATTCTAGAACATATAACTAATAGGGAGCCAGATTTGGCCGAACAAGCTATGTTTAATCACCTGAAAGGGATATTAAACACTGACATATAA
- a CDS encoding DUF2490 domain-containing protein, whose amino-acid sequence MNQLININKLIRNLIIIFSFAISNELFAQDYIWFHYFNRYKLSYKFSIDSDIGWREYFDAERYRGQIRSGLRYDINANMYARGGIMYVNGSVASEEIRFYQDYVYSFKIKDITIQQRIRFEQQTFTDPTKNFNFRIRYNPALKFHSPIGHWTLAAEPFVSVKKDGSYIGANRLLVGIKNKIYGNVHLTLQYINERAYSKAETGYIAENQMIRVRIDHVIHPLRTGPLFGRKKNR is encoded by the coding sequence ATGAACCAATTGATTAACATAAATAAATTAATTAGAAACCTGATCATAATATTTTCTTTTGCTATATCGAACGAATTATTTGCTCAAGATTATATTTGGTTTCATTATTTTAATCGGTACAAATTATCTTATAAGTTTTCAATAGATTCTGACATAGGTTGGAGAGAATACTTTGATGCTGAGAGATATCGAGGTCAAATTAGATCTGGTCTGAGATACGATATTAATGCTAACATGTATGCCCGAGGAGGGATTATGTATGTGAATGGTTCTGTAGCGTCAGAAGAAATCCGTTTTTATCAAGATTATGTCTATAGTTTTAAGATAAAAGATATTACCATTCAGCAACGTATACGATTTGAACAACAAACATTTACAGATCCTACCAAAAATTTCAACTTTAGAATAAGGTATAACCCTGCCCTAAAATTCCATTCCCCTATTGGCCACTGGACTTTGGCGGCTGAACCTTTTGTCTCTGTAAAAAAAGATGGTAGTTACATCGGAGCTAATCGTTTACTTGTTGGTATTAAAAACAAGATTTATGGTAATGTACATCTCACCTTGCAATATATAAATGAGCGGGCCTATAGTAAAGCTGAAACAGGATACATTGCAGAAAATCAAATGATTCGTGTAAGAATTGATCATGTAATACATCCTTTGAGGACAGGACCTCTATTTGGACGTAAAAAAAATAGATAA
- a CDS encoding SusC/RagA family TonB-linked outer membrane protein, whose product MNTRLLLLSFTLLLVLFSGQTFAQDSERVLKGKVVDQDNNSLPGVSIILKGGKGNKGTITDFDGNYSLLVKSTDILMFSFIGCKTQEVAVGNQTTLDVQLMEEASQLDEIVVVGYGSVKKSHLTGAVSKVKNENLDQIPTARIDDALSGQVSGVNIQQTNPTAGEAPTIRVRGVGSITSFPSPLIVVDGIVVDQDYLATLDMNDVESIEILKDASSAAIYGSRGANGVIMITNKQGKEGKAKFSYNGYFGVKSVPKNDVLKTVGEWTSFVQDNNNGELTDRMKYIQQLGTETAWDDVVMDGGTIQSHSLSARGGTERTKYSISGNYLKDEGVLLTDSYDRINFRLNVQTKVNKRLTFGLNVNPSYSNQREFPIGLHDAIRQSPWLPQYIDENSINYVNRLRESGRWADTQVGDYAMERMFDDYDLTNGMPVESGGTDISTTSNVSPISKILERERRKYKTKIFSNIFLKYKIADGLNFKSSFGGDYRNQRDARFVGLKATRNAEAGTEAYDRRQNEFHLVTEQTLDWNKSFGHHSFSAVGGFAFEFWDYNSSTIEAAGYNFDYVKTIPQTNVTAAETYANQKSLVSFFGRANYAYNDKYLVSLSVRSDGSSKFGDNYKYGVFPAASVGWRISQENFLKDSELISNLKVRMSYGVSGTDGDDRIIGRYPAIGLVSPVGSVLDGNIYSGFNQTSLSNPELRWERSIEINPGIDIGLFKDRLSVSVDLYKKNSDDLLLRRPIASASGFEEAIVNLGEVENRGVEFEVRTTNIVTKDLKWSTTANMSLNENKIVSMAGADGIISTVDPKRPAEWIAKEGHPVSSFYGYVVEKEIPLENIKNPFYPINGQSQDIYVKDLNGDGIIDPDDRTILGSPYPKLIWSVTNSVNYKSFDLSFMFQGSHGAKVRNMDPQYVNNQFSSNQDYITDETDPNFFQDADKVVQRIFTDDIVMDASYITLRNLNVGYTLPKGPLNKVGISSMRVYVAAQNLIYIMGSDYRGYNPEGINQGLDSPLTYGYQRGAAPIHRTFSAGINLNF is encoded by the coding sequence ATGAACACAAGATTATTACTTTTATCATTTACTCTCTTGCTAGTACTTTTTTCAGGACAAACATTCGCACAAGATAGCGAGCGTGTCTTAAAAGGCAAGGTAGTCGATCAGGACAACAATTCACTTCCTGGCGTTTCTATTATTCTCAAAGGAGGTAAAGGAAACAAAGGTACAATTACAGATTTTGATGGAAATTATTCACTTCTAGTAAAATCAACAGACATTTTAATGTTTTCTTTTATCGGTTGCAAAACACAAGAAGTTGCAGTGGGTAATCAAACTACATTAGATGTACAGTTGATGGAAGAAGCAAGTCAACTGGATGAAATTGTTGTCGTTGGTTATGGGTCAGTTAAAAAGTCACATTTAACAGGAGCAGTTTCTAAAGTTAAGAATGAAAACTTAGATCAGATTCCTACTGCCAGAATTGATGACGCTCTTTCTGGACAAGTTTCTGGTGTAAACATTCAGCAAACTAACCCTACAGCAGGTGAGGCACCAACAATTAGAGTGAGGGGTGTTGGTTCAATCACTTCATTTCCAAGTCCACTAATTGTAGTAGACGGGATTGTTGTAGATCAGGATTACTTGGCCACTTTGGATATGAACGATGTAGAATCGATTGAGATTTTAAAAGATGCATCTTCAGCAGCCATCTATGGATCAAGAGGTGCAAACGGTGTGATCATGATTACCAATAAGCAAGGTAAAGAAGGTAAGGCCAAATTTAGCTATAATGGTTACTTTGGTGTGAAATCAGTACCAAAAAATGATGTATTGAAAACAGTAGGTGAATGGACTTCTTTCGTTCAAGATAATAATAACGGAGAACTTACTGACCGTATGAAGTACATTCAACAATTAGGTACTGAAACAGCATGGGACGATGTAGTGATGGATGGTGGTACGATTCAATCGCACTCGTTATCCGCAAGAGGGGGAACAGAAAGAACAAAGTATTCTATCTCTGGTAACTATTTAAAAGACGAGGGTGTTTTACTTACAGATAGCTATGACAGAATCAACTTCCGTTTGAACGTACAAACGAAAGTAAACAAAAGATTAACGTTCGGTTTGAACGTGAACCCTTCTTACAGTAACCAAAGAGAATTCCCTATCGGATTACACGATGCAATTAGACAATCACCTTGGTTGCCTCAGTATATTGACGAAAACTCTATCAACTATGTAAATAGATTAAGAGAAAGTGGTCGTTGGGCAGATACACAAGTAGGAGATTACGCTATGGAAAGAATGTTTGATGACTACGATTTAACAAACGGTATGCCCGTAGAAAGTGGTGGAACTGACATTAGTACAACATCAAATGTATCTCCAATATCAAAAATTTTAGAAAGAGAAAGACGTAAATACAAGACGAAGATCTTCTCAAATATCTTTTTGAAATATAAAATCGCAGATGGCTTAAACTTTAAATCATCTTTCGGTGGAGATTACAGAAACCAAAGAGATGCAAGATTTGTAGGCTTAAAAGCCACAAGAAATGCTGAGGCAGGTACGGAAGCTTACGATCGTCGTCAAAATGAATTTCACCTTGTAACAGAACAAACTTTAGATTGGAATAAATCATTTGGTCATCATTCTTTTAGCGCAGTTGGTGGATTTGCCTTCGAGTTCTGGGATTATAATAGTAGCACAATCGAAGCTGCAGGATATAACTTTGATTATGTGAAAACTATCCCACAAACAAACGTAACTGCAGCGGAAACATATGCTAATCAAAAGTCATTAGTTTCATTCTTTGGTCGTGCCAATTATGCTTACAACGATAAGTATTTAGTTTCATTAAGTGTTCGTTCAGATGGTAGTTCAAAATTTGGTGATAACTACAAGTATGGTGTTTTCCCAGCAGCTTCTGTGGGTTGGAGAATTTCACAAGAAAACTTCTTAAAGGATAGTGAATTGATCAGTAACCTAAAAGTGAGAATGAGTTATGGTGTTTCTGGTACTGATGGTGATGACAGAATTATTGGTCGTTACCCTGCAATTGGTTTGGTTTCTCCAGTAGGTTCTGTATTAGATGGCAATATTTATTCAGGTTTTAACCAGACTTCATTATCTAATCCTGAATTAAGATGGGAACGCTCGATTGAAATCAACCCTGGTATTGATATTGGATTATTTAAAGATCGTTTAAGCGTAAGTGTAGATCTTTACAAAAAGAATTCAGATGATCTATTATTACGTCGACCTATTGCTTCAGCTTCTGGATTTGAAGAAGCAATTGTAAACTTAGGTGAAGTAGAAAATAGAGGTGTTGAATTTGAGGTAAGAACAACGAACATAGTTACTAAAGATCTAAAATGGTCAACTACAGCAAATATGTCATTAAACGAAAATAAAATCGTAAGCATGGCAGGTGCAGATGGTATTATTTCAACTGTAGATCCTAAACGACCAGCAGAATGGATTGCAAAAGAAGGTCACCCTGTATCATCTTTCTATGGTTATGTGGTTGAAAAAGAGATTCCATTAGAAAATATCAAAAATCCTTTCTATCCAATCAATGGACAATCGCAAGATATTTATGTGAAGGATTTGAATGGTGATGGTATTATCGATCCAGATGATAGAACAATCTTAGGATCACCTTATCCTAAATTAATTTGGTCGGTAACGAACTCAGTAAACTACAAGAGTTTTGATTTAAGCTTCATGTTCCAAGGTTCACATGGTGCTAAAGTTAGAAATATGGATCCTCAATATGTAAACAATCAGTTTAGTTCTAATCAGGATTATATTACTGATGAAACAGATCCAAACTTCTTCCAGGATGCAGATAAAGTGGTTCAAAGAATCTTTACTGACGATATCGTTATGGATGCTTCATACATCACATTAAGAAACTTAAATGTTGGATATACGTTGCCGAAAGGACCTTTAAATAAAGTGGGTATTTCTTCCATGAGAGTATATGTAGCAGCACAAAACTTAATTTATATCATGGGTAGCGATTATAGAGGTTACAATCCTGAAGGTATTAACCAAGGATTAGATTCACCACTAACTTATGGCTACCAAAGAGGTGCAGCTCCAATTCATAGAACATTTTCAGCAGGTATCAACTTAAACTTCTAA
- a CDS encoding zinc-dependent metalloprotease: protein MKHNFKLLTLVCVLLACTFTYGQKKKNKKKNKAKTEESAPKKEKGPYKEYSEVITDKATSQEGLFTTHKVDDKYYFEINKDLFDNEILIVSRIAGHVQGLNFGGAGMKSRPQQVIRFEQKDKKVLMRSVSYNSVASEEEPIYKSVKNNNFEPVVFTFDIEALSLDSSSVVFDVTKFFTTDVAMIGAMWDRERKEFAIKGLDGSRSMISSMKSFPKNVEVRHILTYKGDKLPDNQITKTLSVEMNQSFILLPEKKWQPRYYDPRVGYFSVQQTNYSLDQHRAATQRFITRWKLEPKDWDAYNRGELVEPVKPIVYYIDPATPMKWRPYLKRGVEAWQASFEKAGFKNAIIAKDAPTKEEDPDWSPEDVRYSVIRYITTPIQNAQGPHVHDPRTGEILESDILWYHNVMNLLRNWCLIQTAAVNPEARTAHFKTELMGKLIEFVATHEVGHTIGLMHNMGSSCNYTVEQLRSPGFVQKHGVAPSIMDYARMNYVAQPEDKGAGLYPIIGPYDHWAIEYGYKLTSAESALSEKPTLNEWIKEKNKNPWNRYGAQQWPSVIDPSAQTEDLGEDAMLASELGIKNLQRILPNLIEWTKVEGEFFNDLAEIYYSAVGQFNRYMGHVSNNVGGVIIDYKTTEEGKSVYTNVTKEKQKRAVAFLDKQLFTTPEWLINQDILSRIEYKGTVEQIRKSQERTLKNLLKNSRQLRMVNQFALSNDAYSIVELNNDLTKSIWKELRSGKSIDTYRRELQRVHIYILISKLKDEKETSSDIKAVSRAQLVSIRKMAKSMSNRYRSSSIESMHLNDVVAKIDTAFEGK, encoded by the coding sequence ATGAAACATAATTTTAAATTATTAACCCTAGTGTGTGTGCTCTTAGCATGTACCTTTACTTACGGGCAAAAGAAAAAAAACAAGAAAAAAAATAAAGCAAAAACAGAGGAGTCGGCTCCTAAAAAGGAAAAAGGACCTTATAAGGAATACAGTGAAGTTATCACTGATAAAGCAACATCTCAAGAAGGGTTATTTACTACTCACAAAGTAGACGATAAATATTACTTCGAAATCAACAAAGACCTTTTTGATAACGAAATCTTGATTGTATCTCGTATCGCAGGTCATGTGCAAGGGCTGAACTTTGGTGGTGCAGGTATGAAATCAAGACCTCAACAAGTTATCCGTTTTGAACAAAAAGATAAAAAAGTTTTGATGCGCTCGGTTTCTTATAATAGTGTTGCTTCAGAAGAAGAACCTATCTATAAGTCAGTTAAGAATAATAACTTCGAACCCGTAGTCTTCACTTTTGATATAGAGGCATTGTCATTAGATTCATCTTCTGTTGTTTTTGATGTGACAAAATTCTTTACTACTGATGTAGCTATGATTGGTGCGATGTGGGATCGTGAAAGAAAAGAATTTGCCATAAAAGGTTTAGATGGAAGCAGAAGTATGATTTCTTCTATGAAATCATTCCCTAAGAATGTAGAGGTACGTCATATCCTAACTTATAAAGGTGATAAATTACCTGACAATCAGATAACGAAGACACTTTCAGTAGAAATGAATCAATCGTTTATTCTTTTGCCAGAAAAAAAATGGCAACCAAGATATTACGATCCACGTGTTGGTTATTTTTCTGTTCAACAAACGAATTACAGTTTAGATCAACATAGAGCAGCGACTCAAAGGTTCATCACTAGATGGAAATTAGAGCCAAAAGATTGGGATGCATATAATAGAGGTGAATTGGTTGAGCCAGTAAAACCAATTGTATATTATATTGATCCGGCTACTCCAATGAAGTGGAGACCTTATTTAAAAAGAGGTGTAGAAGCATGGCAAGCCTCTTTTGAAAAAGCAGGTTTTAAAAATGCAATTATAGCTAAAGATGCTCCAACAAAAGAAGAAGATCCAGATTGGTCACCAGAAGATGTTCGTTATTCAGTAATCAGATACATTACTACTCCAATTCAAAACGCACAAGGACCACATGTTCATGATCCAAGAACAGGTGAGATTTTAGAATCAGATATTCTTTGGTACCACAATGTGATGAACTTATTAAGAAATTGGTGTTTGATTCAAACAGCTGCTGTGAACCCAGAAGCAAGAACAGCTCACTTCAAAACCGAATTAATGGGTAAACTTATCGAATTTGTAGCCACTCACGAAGTAGGGCATACCATTGGTTTAATGCACAACATGGGATCAAGCTGTAATTACACAGTAGAGCAGTTAAGATCTCCAGGTTTTGTTCAGAAACACGGTGTAGCACCTTCAATTATGGATTATGCTCGTATGAACTACGTTGCACAGCCAGAAGATAAAGGGGCAGGACTTTATCCAATTATTGGACCTTATGATCATTGGGCGATTGAATATGGTTACAAATTGACATCAGCAGAATCTGCCCTATCGGAGAAGCCAACTTTAAATGAGTGGATTAAGGAGAAAAACAAGAATCCATGGAATAGATATGGGGCACAACAATGGCCTTCAGTTATTGATCCTTCTGCTCAAACAGAAGATTTAGGTGAAGACGCTATGTTAGCAAGTGAGTTAGGTATCAAAAACTTACAACGTATTTTACCAAACCTTATAGAGTGGACTAAGGTGGAAGGTGAATTCTTTAACGATCTGGCTGAAATCTATTATTCTGCTGTTGGACAGTTTAACCGTTATATGGGTCATGTATCAAATAATGTCGGTGGTGTAATCATAGATTATAAGACGACTGAAGAAGGAAAGTCAGTGTACACTAACGTGACAAAGGAAAAACAAAAGCGTGCAGTAGCCTTTCTAGACAAGCAATTGTTTACTACTCCAGAATGGTTAATCAATCAAGATATTCTAAGTAGAATTGAATACAAAGGTACAGTCGAACAAATTAGAAAGTCGCAAGAGCGAACATTAAAAAACCTACTTAAAAACTCAAGACAGTTAAGAATGGTCAACCAGTTTGCACTTTCTAACGATGCTTACTCTATTGTTGAATTAAATAATGATTTAACGAAGAGTATTTGGAAAGAATTGAGATCGGGTAAATCAATTGATACTTACAGAAGAGAGCTTCAAAGAGTACACATCTATATTTTGATATCTAAATTAAAAGATGAAAAAGAAACATCATCTGATATAAAAGCGGTATCAAGAGCACAATTGGTAAGTATTCGTAAAATGGCTAAGTCTATGAGTAACAGATATAGATCATCATCTATTGAGAGCATGCACCTTAATGATGTTGTCGCAAAAATAGATACTGCTTTTGAAGGAAAATAA
- a CDS encoding PKD domain-containing protein produces MKTIIKKLGLATLLGGALLSCTEELPGVGSIEDLTPPSADFTYKASQTEFRDIEFTNTSISAGIFAWDFGDGGTSEDKNPVHTFSGEGTFEVSLTAKDGNDVTSDTTITVVVVDELVPEFQCPSFECSDRSVWGSFSGSGSPTPPDESTGAKIGNDSQYLDQTIRVTGGIEYRVSFWYVSKSGGTSAGKLVMEDPDNSITFVDEDLPLSASSSDYEQKSYIIKMDAATTQLRFAMNFGDVETRYDLVEIKKID; encoded by the coding sequence ATGAAAACAATCATAAAGAAATTAGGATTAGCAACACTTTTGGGAGGCGCTTTACTTTCTTGTACAGAGGAACTTCCGGGAGTAGGATCTATTGAAGATTTAACACCTCCATCTGCCGACTTTACATACAAGGCATCACAAACTGAATTTAGAGACATTGAATTTACGAATACATCTATTTCAGCAGGCATTTTTGCTTGGGATTTTGGTGACGGTGGTACATCAGAAGATAAAAACCCGGTACATACGTTTAGTGGAGAGGGAACTTTTGAAGTTAGCTTAACTGCAAAAGATGGTAATGATGTCACTTCAGATACGACTATTACAGTAGTTGTAGTAGACGAATTAGTGCCAGAGTTTCAATGCCCAAGTTTTGAGTGTAGTGATAGGAGTGTTTGGGGTAGTTTCTCAGGATCGGGTTCACCAACACCACCAGACGAAAGTACAGGAGCTAAAATTGGAAACGATAGTCAGTACTTAGATCAAACAATTCGAGTAACAGGAGGAATTGAATACCGTGTAAGCTTCTGGTATGTAAGTAAGTCAGGTGGGACATCTGCAGGTAAATTAGTAATGGAAGATCCAGACAACAGTATCACTTTTGTGGATGAAGACTTACCGTTATCTGCTAGCAGTTCGGATTACGAACAAAAAAGTTATATCATCAAAATGGATGCTGCCACTACTCAGTTAAGGTTTGCCATGAACTTTGGTGATGTTGAAACAAGATATGATTTGGTAGAAATAAAGAAAATAGATTAA
- a CDS encoding polysaccharide lyase family 7 protein, which produces MNNQYNVFKNTFNKMIVGAFLTGSIIGCTNQQNEVSIEKENEPSNLRTTVTVPNASFESSWTNWTDSDPSAISGDANTGTKSAKITGSGGSFSQDISINSNANYELSAFVKGSWRISATVDGVKTSRSGNASDWTQEVVSFNSGSGSTVTIKGEYYAGEGRYDDFSLIEVDGGTTPPPSSGTEPLTAIAVVASSDDGNVPSNTVDGNLGTRWSANGSGQWIRYDFGSVKNIEEMKVAWFKGDVRSSTFEVLAGNATDQLTVVYSGVSSGNTLELENVSLNGVSGRYVQIIGYGNSSNTWNSITEVTFAGTDGEGNGTDPVDPVDPPTGGGGYPYDVLGLQNWKLNAFSGTLNNPTFVDNTPNLSTYENDNWFYTDGTNVFFKCYAGYPTSSGSGNPRTELRELTADGSSNIYWDGGSGINRMEWKVTVNQLPSSGKVCFGQIHGPSNSYDDVIRVQYEGDPNQSSGSARLKIMGWVTEENDDMSGDFIDGNWALDQEMHLELVFENSNVVLYNLANGGRTEIYRFNGCNSDSNYFKAGNYMQSMKGKSLDTSDYGIVSISYLKVSH; this is translated from the coding sequence ATGAACAACCAGTACAATGTATTTAAAAATACATTTAATAAAATGATTGTTGGAGCATTCCTAACAGGAAGCATCATAGGATGTACTAATCAACAGAATGAGGTTAGTATAGAAAAAGAAAACGAACCAAGTAACTTACGAACAACAGTTACAGTTCCTAATGCTAGTTTTGAAAGTAGTTGGACGAATTGGACAGATTCTGATCCATCTGCCATTTCTGGAGATGCAAACACGGGAACAAAATCAGCTAAAATCACAGGAAGCGGTGGGAGTTTTTCCCAAGATATTAGCATTAATTCAAATGCTAATTATGAATTATCTGCTTTTGTTAAAGGAAGTTGGAGAATTTCAGCAACTGTAGATGGAGTAAAAACTTCTAGAAGCGGTAATGCTTCTGATTGGACTCAAGAAGTGGTAAGTTTTAATTCAGGCTCTGGAAGTACTGTAACCATTAAAGGAGAATACTACGCTGGAGAGGGTAGGTACGACGATTTTTCTTTAATAGAAGTAGATGGAGGAACAACACCGCCTCCAAGTTCAGGAACTGAACCACTTACTGCAATAGCTGTAGTAGCTTCTTCTGATGATGGTAATGTTCCATCGAACACTGTGGATGGCAATTTGGGAACAAGATGGTCTGCCAATGGCTCCGGTCAATGGATTAGATATGATTTCGGTAGTGTGAAAAATATCGAAGAGATGAAGGTGGCTTGGTTTAAGGGCGATGTAAGGTCAAGTACTTTTGAAGTGTTGGCTGGAAATGCAACAGATCAATTAACGGTAGTATATTCTGGAGTTTCATCAGGTAATACGTTGGAATTAGAGAATGTGTCATTAAATGGAGTTTCAGGAAGATATGTACAAATTATCGGCTATGGAAATTCATCTAATACTTGGAACAGTATCACAGAAGTAACTTTTGCAGGTACCGATGGAGAAGGAAATGGTACGGATCCGGTTGATCCAGTAGATCCTCCAACAGGTGGTGGCGGTTACCCGTACGATGTGTTAGGGTTACAAAATTGGAAGCTAAATGCATTCTCTGGAACGTTAAACAATCCGACTTTTGTAGATAATACTCCAAACTTATCTACTTACGAAAACGATAATTGGTTCTATACAGACGGTACAAACGTTTTCTTTAAATGTTATGCAGGTTATCCAACTTCTTCGGGTTCTGGTAATCCGAGAACTGAACTTAGAGAATTAACTGCAGATGGATCGTCGAATATTTATTGGGATGGTGGATCAGGAATAAATAGAATGGAATGGAAAGTAACTGTGAATCAGTTGCCAAGTTCAGGTAAAGTTTGTTTTGGTCAGATTCACGGCCCTTCTAACTCATATGATGATGTCATTAGAGTGCAATATGAAGGAGATCCAAACCAATCGTCTGGTTCAGCTCGACTGAAAATTATGGGTTGGGTAACAGAAGAAAATGACGATATGTCAGGTGACTTTATTGATGGTAATTGGGCATTAGATCAAGAAATGCACTTGGAACTTGTCTTTGAAAACTCAAACGTTGTTTTATACAACTTAGCCAATGGAGGTAGAACTGAAATCTACAGATTTAACGGCTGTAATAGTGATTCCAATTATTTTAAAGCAGGTAATTATATGCAGTCCATGAAAGGTAAATCATTAGATACATCAGATTATGGTATCGTATCGATAAGTTACCTAAAAGTAAGTCACTAA